From Candidatus Defluviilinea gracilis, a single genomic window includes:
- a CDS encoding ABC transporter ATP-binding protein, with the protein MANILTAETVTKRFGGLTAVNTLSIEIPEKSIYSVIGPNGAGKTTFFNCITGFYKPEEGDIVFNGRSILGLSSDQINIRGISRTYQNIRLFSNLTAIENLLVGQHPLMKATLFGPIFGTAATKREEKAALEESLRLLNFIGLAKKGDLLARNLPYGDQRRLEIGRALASKPKMLLLDEPTAGMNPNETEEMTKFIRHLRDELGITILLIEHDMRVVMGISEKITVLDYGEKIAEGTPKDIQGNQRVIEAYLGRGTAGQVNH; encoded by the coding sequence ATGGCAAACATACTTACCGCAGAAACAGTGACAAAACGCTTTGGCGGTCTTACCGCAGTCAACACTCTTTCCATCGAGATCCCTGAAAAGTCCATCTACAGTGTGATCGGGCCGAACGGCGCCGGCAAGACAACTTTCTTCAACTGTATCACTGGCTTCTATAAGCCGGAAGAAGGCGATATCGTTTTCAACGGACGCTCGATCCTGGGTCTTTCCTCCGACCAGATCAACATTCGAGGGATTTCGCGCACCTATCAAAACATCCGTCTATTCTCAAACCTGACGGCGATCGAAAACCTGCTGGTGGGTCAACACCCATTAATGAAAGCGACTTTATTCGGTCCCATCTTCGGGACGGCGGCAACCAAACGCGAAGAGAAAGCCGCCCTCGAGGAATCGTTGCGGCTCTTGAACTTCATCGGGCTGGCAAAAAAAGGCGACCTACTGGCGCGCAACCTTCCCTACGGAGATCAGAGGCGGCTCGAGATCGGGCGCGCGCTTGCCAGCAAACCCAAAATGCTCCTGCTCGATGAACCCACCGCGGGCATGAATCCTAATGAAACCGAAGAGATGACGAAGTTCATCCGCCACCTGCGCGACGAATTGGGGATCACCATCCTGTTGATCGAACACGATATGCGCGTGGTCATGGGCATCTCTGAAAAGATCACCGTGCTCGACTATGGCGAAAAGATCGCCGAGGGCACGCCCAAAGACATTCAAGGCAACCAACGCGTGATCGAAGCCTATCTCGGTCGCGGCACAGCCGGGCAAGTAAACCACTAA
- a CDS encoding competence/damage-inducible protein A, with amino-acid sequence MPSAEIITIGTEILLGEIVDTNTRYIARVLRGMGVNLFRTITIGDNVERIAESIRNSMRRAEIVITTGGLGPTIDDPTREAVARAAGVELEFREDLWEQVVENISRYGRKPSENQKKQAYAPKGAIGIKNPVGTAPCFIVETPLQLPPFSENMGGEKEGGVVISLPGVPNEMEHVLHESVIPYLQQRFNLNELIKIKILHCAGLGEGLIDEKIADLETLSNPTVGLAAHTGVVDIRIAAKAKDETQADEMIATIEQDVRARLGEVVFGADEDTLEDSALQAVASRGWSLTGLESNLNGLLARKISRTTIVSNLQVPNLIETLRAARNESKADVALGVMINIEDRSADMALITPEGEKTHHVTYGGPPRSLPMWSVNLALDWMRRRAMENAR; translated from the coding sequence ATGCCCTCTGCAGAAATCATCACCATCGGAACGGAAATTCTCCTCGGCGAGATCGTAGACACGAACACGCGGTATATCGCGCGCGTCTTGCGCGGCATGGGCGTGAACTTGTTCCGCACCATCACCATCGGCGATAACGTCGAACGGATCGCGGAATCCATCCGCAACTCGATGCGCCGCGCGGAAATTGTCATCACCACGGGAGGCTTGGGTCCGACCATTGACGACCCCACCCGCGAAGCGGTGGCGCGCGCGGCAGGCGTGGAACTCGAATTCCGCGAAGATTTGTGGGAACAGGTCGTCGAAAACATTTCGCGCTACGGGCGCAAGCCCTCCGAGAATCAAAAAAAGCAAGCCTACGCCCCCAAAGGCGCGATTGGGATCAAAAACCCCGTCGGCACCGCGCCGTGTTTTATTGTGGAGACCCCCCTCCAACTCCCCCCATTTTCGGAGAACATGGGGGGAGAGAAAGAGGGGGGTGTTGTCATTTCCCTGCCCGGCGTCCCCAACGAAATGGAACACGTCCTGCACGAGTCGGTGATTCCATATTTACAACAACGGTTCAACCTCAACGAACTCATCAAAATCAAAATCTTGCATTGCGCGGGCTTGGGCGAAGGATTGATCGACGAGAAGATCGCCGATCTCGAAACGTTGAGTAACCCGACGGTCGGTCTCGCCGCGCACACCGGCGTTGTGGACATTCGCATCGCGGCAAAAGCAAAAGATGAAACGCAAGCGGATGAAATGATCGCGACGATCGAACAAGACGTGCGCGCGCGGCTCGGGGAGGTGGTCTTCGGGGCAGATGAAGACACACTGGAAGACTCCGCTCTCCAAGCCGTGGCAAGCCGGGGCTGGAGTCTGACCGGGTTGGAATCCAATTTGAACGGTTTGCTTGCGCGAAAGATCTCGCGCACCACAATAGTCTCCAATCTCCAGGTTCCCAATCTCATCGAAACCCTTCGCGCCGCGCGAAACGAATCCAAAGCCGATGTCGCGCTGGGGGTCATGATCAATATCGAAGACCGCTCAGCGGATATGGCGCTCATCACACCCGAAGGCGAAAAGACGCACCATGTCACCTATGGCGGACCTCCGCGCAGTCTGCCGATGTGGTCGGTGAATCTTGCGCTCGATTGGATGCGCCGCCGGGCAATGGAAAATGCTCGATGA
- a CDS encoding succinylglutamate desuccinylase/aspartoacylase family protein: protein MKRGTSARVWVYSIWIVNGVILLCLLAGAAFYLTDQTVEAVAPSQPTKFAPASEAAPTTFFLPTLTAFPNFTPYVFETSTPFVLNNGPAPNVIGYSVAGYPLEAYKFGNGEREYLIVAGIHGGYEWNTIALANELIEHLSKDPGAIPSDATLYIIRNMNPDGEARAHGVDGRVNNNGVDLNRNFPSENWSADWDRDGCWIYRPTTGGLYGGSEPETRSVMSFIEGQNITALISYHSAALGVFPGGVPWTQESKQLAKALAKATNYPYPPVDTGCVYTGTLADWAVENGVGAAVDMELRDHKNTDFAANLKALKAFLNFVP, encoded by the coding sequence ATGAAACGAGGCACATCGGCGCGCGTTTGGGTGTATTCAATCTGGATCGTGAATGGAGTGATATTGCTGTGCCTGCTCGCCGGGGCGGCATTCTATTTGACCGACCAGACGGTGGAAGCCGTGGCGCCCAGCCAGCCAACAAAGTTCGCCCCCGCCTCGGAAGCCGCGCCGACAACCTTCTTTTTACCGACGCTGACGGCATTCCCAAATTTCACGCCGTATGTGTTTGAAACGTCGACGCCGTTTGTGCTCAACAACGGACCTGCGCCGAACGTTATCGGTTATTCAGTTGCGGGCTATCCTCTCGAAGCGTACAAATTCGGAAACGGCGAACGCGAATATTTGATCGTGGCGGGCATCCACGGCGGCTACGAATGGAATACAATTGCGCTGGCAAACGAATTGATCGAACATCTTAGCAAAGACCCGGGCGCGATTCCATCGGATGCGACCCTGTACATTATCCGCAACATGAACCCCGATGGCGAAGCCCGCGCCCACGGCGTGGACGGGCGCGTCAACAATAACGGCGTGGATTTGAACCGCAACTTCCCCAGTGAAAATTGGTCCGCCGACTGGGACCGCGACGGCTGTTGGATCTATCGCCCCACCACAGGCGGCTTGTACGGCGGTTCGGAACCTGAAACGCGTTCCGTGATGAGTTTCATCGAGGGGCAAAACATCACCGCATTAATTAGTTATCACAGCGCCGCGCTGGGAGTCTTCCCCGGCGGCGTGCCATGGACTCAAGAATCAAAGCAACTTGCCAAAGCATTGGCAAAAGCGACGAATTATCCATACCCCCCGGTGGACACTGGGTGTGTGTACACAGGCACACTCGCCGATTGGGCGGTCGAGAACGGCGTCGGCGCGGCAGTGGACATGGAATTGCGCGACCACAAGAACACCGATTTCGCCGCAAACTTGAAGGCGTTGAAGGCATTTTTGAATTTTGTTCCGTAA
- a CDS encoding amidohydrolase family protein, with product MQTVDTLFLNAHVLTMDETMTQYNRGAVAVTGDSIVAVGPEDAIKKEYSGKETIDCKGKILMPGLVNAHTHVPMTLLRGIADDLRLDVWLQGYMWPVERQFASPEFVRLGTSIACAELIKSGVTTFNDMYFYEDAVATATADAGMRGICGQSILKFPTPDAASYEDAMEKARDYIKKWKGHPLIVPSIAPHAPYTTTENILRETAELAKEFDIPLHTHLAETSFEVDNMRKEQGIPVIPYVKKQGLLEAKVIAAHCVHLDIGEIRTLHHAGAGVSHNPSSNLKLASGFAPVVKMLDAGLNVGIGTDGPASNNDLDMFEEVRLAAFIAKAVTNDPTSLPAPQALLMATRLGAQALHIGHLTGSLTPSRRADLILVDLSPVHNSPSFRRSADNAYAQIVYASKSTDVTDVMINGKWIMRDRQLLTLKEDELLAQAADLAKQIDSFLVEREQSVLSKLIALGGSMEEESFEVQVKVKITDPDRVVRELMRDEIDILYERHYRQHDAYFFFEDESQGRLRFREDDFVDDAKNTVTQTRARLTLLGQKREGHFEHEVLLSRSRFLAPATNSLRFYREYFKPKTEITIEKDRLRWFIKYKDTEFYINLDHMTTPPLGHFLEVKSRTWSRKDADNKADLLNELLELLGAADGETVTEDYIDIVANK from the coding sequence ATGCAAACCGTAGACACCCTCTTCCTCAACGCCCACGTCCTCACCATGGACGAAACAATGACCCAATACAACCGAGGCGCGGTCGCAGTGACAGGCGACAGCATCGTCGCGGTGGGACCCGAAGACGCGATCAAGAAAGAATATTCAGGCAAAGAAACGATTGACTGCAAAGGCAAGATCCTCATGCCGGGCTTGGTCAACGCGCACACGCATGTGCCGATGACCCTCCTGCGCGGCATCGCAGACGATCTGCGACTCGACGTGTGGTTGCAAGGCTACATGTGGCCCGTTGAACGGCAATTTGCCTCACCAGAATTTGTCCGCTTGGGAACATCCATCGCCTGCGCCGAACTCATCAAAAGCGGCGTGACCACCTTCAACGACATGTATTTCTACGAAGACGCTGTCGCCACCGCCACCGCAGACGCGGGGATGCGCGGCATCTGCGGGCAATCCATTCTCAAATTCCCAACGCCCGACGCGGCGTCGTATGAAGACGCGATGGAAAAAGCGCGCGATTACATCAAAAAGTGGAAGGGGCATCCGCTTATCGTTCCGTCCATTGCGCCGCATGCGCCCTACACAACCACAGAAAATATTTTGCGCGAAACCGCCGAACTCGCCAAAGAGTTCGATATTCCGCTTCACACGCATCTCGCCGAAACGTCCTTCGAAGTGGACAACATGCGCAAAGAACAAGGCATACCCGTCATTCCATACGTGAAGAAACAGGGACTACTCGAAGCCAAGGTCATCGCCGCGCATTGCGTGCATCTCGACATCGGCGAGATCCGCACCCTGCATCACGCGGGCGCGGGCGTTTCACATAACCCTTCGTCGAATCTCAAACTTGCATCGGGCTTCGCGCCTGTGGTGAAAATGCTCGACGCCGGTCTCAACGTCGGCATCGGCACAGACGGTCCCGCCTCGAACAACGATCTGGATATGTTCGAAGAAGTGCGCCTCGCCGCGTTCATCGCCAAAGCGGTGACCAACGATCCGACGTCGCTCCCCGCGCCGCAAGCCTTGCTCATGGCGACGCGCCTCGGCGCCCAAGCGCTTCATATCGGACATCTAACTGGTTCGCTCACCCCCAGCCGCCGCGCCGACCTCATCCTCGTTGACCTCAGCCCTGTCCACAACTCCCCCTCCTTCCGCCGCTCGGCAGACAACGCGTACGCGCAGATCGTCTACGCCAGCAAATCCACCGATGTGACCGACGTGATGATCAACGGCAAATGGATCATGCGCGATCGTCAATTGCTCACACTCAAAGAAGATGAACTGCTCGCCCAAGCCGCCGACCTCGCCAAGCAAATTGATTCGTTCCTCGTCGAACGCGAACAATCGGTGTTATCGAAACTCATCGCTCTCGGCGGCTCGATGGAAGAGGAATCGTTCGAGGTGCAGGTCAAGGTCAAAATCACGGACCCAGACCGCGTCGTCCGCGAATTGATGCGAGACGAGATAGACATTCTGTACGAACGTCACTATCGTCAACATGACGCGTACTTCTTCTTCGAGGATGAGTCGCAAGGACGTCTGCGCTTCCGCGAAGACGATTTCGTGGACGATGCCAAGAACACGGTCACGCAAACGCGCGCGCGACTCACGTTGCTGGGGCAAAAGCGCGAGGGACACTTTGAACACGAAGTGCTGTTATCGCGCAGTCGCTTCCTCGCGCCCGCCACAAACTCGCTTCGTTTCTATCGGGAGTATTTCAAACCGAAGACCGAAATTACGATCGAAAAAGACCGCCTACGCTGGTTCATCAAATACAAAGACACCGAGTTTTACATCAACCTCGATCACATGACCACGCCGCCGCTCGGGCACTTCCTTGAAGTCAAATCGCGCACGTGGAGCCGCAAAGACGCCGACAACAAAGCCGATCTCCTCAACGAACTACTCGAACTGCTCGGCGCGGCAGACGGCGAAACAGTGACCGAAGATTACATTGACATCGTAGCCAACAAATAG
- a CDS encoding type II toxin-antitoxin system RelE/ParE family toxin produces the protein MKYRFIFTTWFDRNLKSLRKHNPSLRSDFESFLQAFDAEAHPIIPRTGGARKARMSAKGRGKRGGYRVVYYFVLEDTVWLLTIYDKVQKENLSPDEEKIIQGLIEKIQSP, from the coding sequence ATGAAGTATCGCTTCATTTTCACAACTTGGTTCGACCGAAATTTGAAATCGCTGCGCAAGCATAATCCCAGCTTACGCAGCGATTTTGAATCTTTCCTGCAAGCGTTTGACGCCGAGGCTCATCCCATCATTCCGCGCACAGGTGGAGCACGAAAGGCAAGGATGTCTGCGAAAGGGCGTGGCAAACGGGGAGGCTATCGCGTGGTGTATTATTTTGTCCTTGAGGATACCGTCTGGCTTCTTACGATCTACGATAAAGTTCAAAAAGAAAACCTTTCACCCGATGAAGAAAAAATCATTCAAGGGTTGATCGAAAAAATACAATCACCCTGA
- a CDS encoding DUF2283 domain-containing protein, with product MNVDALYLEFLHLEAGQAETRQLTEEILADYGPDGTLAGLEILDAHRVLSQTSGRVIFEIEPALVTASPQ from the coding sequence ATGAATGTTGACGCCCTCTACCTTGAATTCCTGCACCTCGAAGCAGGGCAAGCGGAAACGCGCCAATTAACCGAAGAAATTCTCGCCGATTACGGTCCCGACGGTACACTAGCGGGCTTGGAAATTCTCGATGCCCATCGCGTGCTGTCACAGACCTCAGGTCGCGTGATCTTTGAGATCGAACCCGCGCTTGTCACAGCAAGCCCGCAATAG
- a CDS encoding ABC transporter ATP-binding protein, with translation MAMLELDNIHTYYGNIHALKGISITVDKGEIVTLIGANGAGKTTILRTITGLLKPRAGTVKLNGEDIARHKANDIVYKGIAMVPEGRGIFARLTVTENLDMGAYSRNSKTEYDTDIQRIFSLFPRLKERRNQIAGTLSGGEQQMLATGRALMAHPTLLLMDEPSMGLAPVLVELIFETIQQINKEGVTVLLVEQNALMALSIANRGYVLQSGVIVLQDAAEALKKDPTVQKAYLGME, from the coding sequence ATGGCAATGCTTGAACTCGATAATATTCACACGTATTACGGTAACATCCACGCGCTCAAAGGCATCTCGATCACTGTCGACAAAGGCGAGATCGTCACGCTCATCGGCGCGAATGGGGCTGGAAAAACCACCATCCTGCGCACGATCACCGGCTTGCTCAAACCGCGCGCGGGAACGGTCAAACTCAACGGCGAAGATATTGCCAGGCACAAGGCGAACGATATCGTCTACAAAGGGATCGCGATGGTCCCCGAAGGACGCGGCATCTTTGCCCGCCTCACCGTCACCGAAAACCTCGACATGGGCGCGTACAGCCGCAACTCGAAAACGGAATACGATACCGACATTCAACGTATCTTCAGCTTATTCCCGCGCTTGAAAGAACGCCGCAACCAGATCGCCGGCACACTCTCGGGCGGCGAACAACAAATGCTCGCCACCGGGCGCGCGCTCATGGCTCACCCCACCCTCCTGCTCATGGACGAACCCTCGATGGGTCTCGCGCCGGTGCTGGTGGAGTTGATCTTTGAAACCATCCAACAGATCAACAAAGAAGGCGTGACCGTCTTACTCGTGGAGCAAAACGCCCTCATGGCGCTCTCCATCGCCAACCGTGGCTATGTATTGCAATCTGGCGTGATCGTGTTGCAAGACGCCGCCGAAGCCCTCAAAAAAGACCCCACCGTGCAAAAGGCATATCTGGGGATGGAGTAA
- a CDS encoding ornithine cyclodeaminase family protein has protein sequence MLILNATEVRQALPMNTAIAAMKDAYASLSDGTAVAPLRTRLPIPSRDAVSLFMPAYMKKDSTEALAVKVVSLYPSNPPRGLAYIQAAVLVFDAETGRAIALLEGSSLTAIRTGAGSGAAIDLLARKDSKVVAIFGAGPQGKTQLEAACSARNIETAFIYNPTTSKAESFVEEMAGLGNIPKDIRVAKTPKEAIENADIICTATGSKKPIFDDKDVNTGTHISAIGAYTPEMQELPIETVARSRIVVDSRATVMDEAGDIVKAMKAGLITEASIHAELGEIVLGTHSGRQADDEITFFKSVGNAVQDAVAAQVALKNAHAMKLGVEVKF, from the coding sequence ATGCTCATCCTCAATGCGACTGAAGTTCGACAAGCCCTGCCGATGAACACTGCCATAGCCGCCATGAAGGACGCCTACGCCTCTCTTTCCGACGGGACGGCTGTCGCGCCATTGCGGACTCGTCTCCCCATCCCCAGCCGCGACGCGGTCAGCCTGTTCATGCCCGCCTACATGAAAAAAGATTCCACCGAAGCGCTCGCAGTCAAAGTCGTGTCGTTGTATCCATCCAACCCCCCGCGCGGACTCGCCTACATTCAAGCCGCAGTGTTAGTCTTCGACGCGGAGACAGGTCGCGCGATTGCGTTGCTCGAAGGAAGTTCCCTCACCGCCATCCGCACTGGCGCAGGGAGCGGCGCGGCAATTGACCTGCTCGCGCGCAAAGACAGCAAGGTTGTCGCCATCTTCGGCGCGGGACCACAAGGGAAGACCCAGCTCGAAGCCGCGTGTTCCGCCCGCAACATCGAAACCGCGTTCATCTATAATCCAACCACATCAAAAGCAGAATCGTTCGTTGAAGAAATGGCTGGGCTTGGAAATATTCCCAAAGACATCCGCGTGGCAAAGACTCCCAAAGAAGCCATCGAAAACGCGGACATTATCTGCACAGCGACAGGCTCGAAGAAACCCATCTTCGATGATAAAGACGTAAACACAGGAACGCACATCTCCGCCATCGGCGCGTACACGCCCGAGATGCAGGAACTCCCCATCGAAACCGTCGCGCGCTCTCGCATCGTTGTCGATTCGCGCGCCACTGTCATGGACGAGGCTGGCGACATCGTCAAAGCCATGAAAGCGGGGTTGATCACCGAGGCGAGCATCCATGCCGAACTTGGCGAGATCGTTTTGGGAACACACTCAGGCAGGCAGGCGGACGACGAGATCACCTTCTTCAAATCCGTTGGCAACGCGGTTCAAGATGCCGTCGCCGCGCAAGTCGCGTTAAAAAATGCTCATGCCATGAAGCTTGGCGTTGAAGTAAAATTTTAG